The following are encoded together in the Oncorhynchus gorbuscha isolate QuinsamMale2020 ecotype Even-year linkage group LG03, OgorEven_v1.0, whole genome shotgun sequence genome:
- the LOC124021451 gene encoding neurexophilin-4-like, which produces MRILFISFAIFCLWLLPMVQEEDAGKTLDYLNLDPNVDNTSQPLTYEIGRRGKEGNLGAAMKVKHLSKDVSTKPKAFSYSSVGPYGWSQNLSLPLDQSQFRSKSKPPIKTPIKVKKTFGWGNFYLNIKTIKFSLLVTGKIVDHINGTFSVYFRHNSSRLGNISVSIVPPSKAVEWEDAGRPKLHFQSQPQSTPNEHRQEMKALNCVVEYQRTNRAKKTKPCLYDPSQTCYSEHTQSHAAWICAKPFKVLCVFIFFLSADYKLAQKVCPDYNFQADLQHFGRRG; this is translated from the coding sequence GTGCAGGAGGAGGATGCTGGGAAGACCTTGGACTATCTGAACCTCGATCCAAATGTTGACAACACCTCACAGCCCCTTACCTACGAAATAGgaaggagggggaaagaaggaaaCCTTGGAGCTGCAATGAAAGTCAAACACCTTTCCAAAGATGTATCCACCAAGCCTAAGGCCTTCAGCTATAGCTCCGTGGGCCCATATGGCTGGTCACAGAACCTCTCCCTCCCCTTGGATCAGTCACAGTTTCGCTCCAAATCCAAGCCCCCCATAAAAACACCTATCAAGGTCAAGAAGACCTTTGGGTGGGGCAACTTCTACCTCAACATCAAAACCATCAAGTTCAGCCTGCTGGTGACAGGTAAGATAGTGGACCACATCAACGGCACCTTCAGTGTGTACTTCCGCCACAACTCGTCCCGTCTGGGGAATATCTCAGTGAGCATCGTTCCTCCCTCCAAAGCCGTGGAATGGGAGGATGCAGGACGCCCGAAACTCCACTTCCAGAGTCAGCCGCAGTCCACCCCCAATGAGCACCGGCAGGAGATGAAGGCCCTCAACTGCGTGGTGGAGTACCAGAGGACCAACAGAGCCAAGAAAACAAAGCCATGCCTCTACGATCCCTCCCAGACCTGCTACTCAGAACACACCCAGTCTCACGCCGCTTGGATCTGTGCCAAGCCCTTCAAGGTCCTCTGTGTATTCATCTTTTTTCTCAGCGCCGACTACAAACTGGCACAGAAGGTCTGTCCAGACTACAACTTCCAGGCTGATCTCCAGCACTTTGGAAGACGAGGATAG